GTCTCGGCCAACTGGCCGGTTTCTGGTACAAGAGCCTGCTAATGTATGCCGGCGAGGGCAGGGCCGTCTATGTCGATACCGAGAATTGGCGCGGTTCGGCCGGCCCGCGCTGGTCGGAAGGCGAAGGCGATATCTTCGACAACTATCTGCGTGATTTCCAGCAGGGCCTGCTGGAAAGTCCGGTATGGGTGATCTCGACCGACCGCAATTACGATCTCGATATCCTTTACGAGCACGTTCCGAATGTTCCGGACGTTGAAGGTGCGCTGCTGAGTTTCCGCAGCTTTACTCAGGTCGGACCCGAATTCGAAGATTTCATGGCCGATCGCCTCAAGGTCCAGCTCAAGGATGAAGGCTTCCGCTTCGACGTGATCGAAGCTGTCTTCGCGCTCAAGGACGGCGATATCGTGCGCCAGACCGAGAAGATCGGGGCGCTTGAAGCAGTCCTGAAGTATCCTGAAGGCGAAAACTTGCTGGCCGCTCACAAGCGTGCCGCCAATATTCTGGCCGCCGAAGCCAAGAAAGCGGCCTTGCCACAAGGCGATCCAAAGGCTCCGAAAGACGCGCCGGCCGTGGAAGCGACCTTGCTGACGCACATCAACACCGCCAAACGTGCGGTAGAGACGTCACTCGCTGAGGAAAAATATATTGACGCCTTGCATCATATTGCTGCAATGCGGCATGATGTCGATGCCTTCCTCGACGGGGTATTGGTCAATGCGGAAGATCCGGCGATCCGGGCCAACCGTCTGATCCTTCTGCAAGCTGTGTGTGATCTGTCTGGAGATATTGCTGATCTTAGCAAAATTTCCTGATGACGTTTTTATAAAATACAGGAAAACAACGAGTTTCCTGAAACACCTCGCTTAAAATATCAAGTCATGCTTGAAAATGAAAAGGGAAAGTTCATGTCAAAGCACTGGGTTTACGCTTTCAAGGCCGGAAAGGCCGATGGCGACGCCTCAATGAAGGCCCTGCTGGGCGGCAAGGGGGCGAATCTCGCCGAAATGTCGTCGCTCAACCTGCCGGTTCCAGCAGGTTTCACCATCACGACCGAAGCCTGCGTCCATTATTTCAAAAACGAGTTGTCCCTGCCGGAAGGTCTGGTTGACGAGGTTGAAAAGGCCCTGGCCGAACTGGAAAAGAGCACGGGCAAGGGCTTCGGCCAGGTGTCCAATCCGCTTCTGGTGTCGGTGCGCTCCGGCGCCCGCGCCTCCATGCCGGGCATGATGGATACGGTGCTTAATCTCGGCCTCAACGATGAAACCGTCGAAGGCCTGAGCGAACTGACCGGCGACCGCCGCTTTGCGCTTGATTGCTATCGCCGCTTCATCACAATGTATTCCAATGTCGTGCTGGGCGTCAGCCATCACAGCTTTGAAGACATTCTGGACGATCACAAGGACCGCCTTGGCGTGACGGTCGATACCGACATCACCGACAAGGACTGGACGAAGATCATCGCGGATTACAAGGCGATGGTGAAGTCCGAACTGGGCCGCGACTTCCCGCAAGACCCCAAGGAACAACTGTGGGGCGCGGTCAAGGCCGTGTTCAGTTCGTGGATGAACGATCGCGCCAAGTTTTATCGAAAGATGCACGATATCCCCGAGGATTGGGGCACCGCCGTCAATATTCAGTCGATGGTTTTCGGCAATATGGGCCTGACCTCGGCCACCGGCGTCGCCTTCACGCGCAACCCCTCCAATGGCGACAGCGATCTCTACGGTGAGTTCCTGCTCAATGCGCAGGGCGAAGACGTGGTGGCCGGTATCCGCACCCCGCAGGCCCTGACGAAAAAGGCCCGCGAGGAAATGGGCGAACGCGCGCTTTCGATGGAAGAGTCGCTGCCGGAAGTCTTCGACCAGTTCAAGACAACGGTCGATAAGCTCGAAAATCACTATCGCGATGTGCAGGACGTTGAGTTCACGGTCGAGCAGGGCAAGCTCTATATGCTCCAGACCCGCAACGCCAAGCGCACCTCCAAGGCTGCGCTCAAAATCGCCGTCGATATGGCCAGGGAAGGCCTGATCACGCCCGAAGAAGCTCTGATGCGCATCGACGCCTCGGCGCTCGATCAGTTGCTGCACCCCATGCTCGACCCCAAGGCCGAGAAGGTGGTCATCGCCCGCGGTCTGCCGGCATCGCCCGGTGCGGCCTCCGGCAAGATCGTCTTCACCGCCGATGACGCCGTGCGCTTTGCTGCGGCTGGCGAAGCTGTGATCCTGGTGCGCGACGAAACCTCGCCGGAAGATATCCACGGCATGCACGCTGCCCGCGCCATCGTGACGGCACGCGGCGGTATGACCAGCCACGCCGCCGTTGTGGCGCGCGGCATGGGCCGTCCGTGTGTTTCCGGCGCCGGCGAGATGAGCATATATGCCGAGCGCGGCGAGTTCGTTTCGCGCGGTCAGACTTTCAAGCATGGCGAAGTCATCACGCTGGATGGCTCGTCGGGCGAGATCATGAAGGGTGCTATCCGAATGATCGAGCCGGACTTCTCGGACGATTTCCACCAGATCATGAAGTGGGCCGACGAATATAAGACGCTGGCCATCCGCACCAACGCCGAAACGCCCGCCGATGCCCGCACGGCGCTCGGTTTCGGCGCTGAAGGTATCGGCCTGTGCCGTACCGAGCACATGTTCTTCGATGACGAACGTATCTCGGCGGTGCGCGAAATGATTCTGGCCGATGACGAAGCCGGACGCCGCAAGGCGCTGGAAAAGATCCAGCCGATGCAGAAGAAGGATTTCGCCGAGTTGTTCCAGATCATGGACGGCCTGCCGGTGACCATCCGTCTGCTCGATCCGCCGCTGCATGAATTCCTGCCGCATACGCCGGAAGACATGAAGGCCGTAGCCGAGGCTTCGGGCGTGGGCGAAGAAAAACTCTACAAGCGCACCAAGGAACTTTCCGAGACCAACCCCATGCTGGGCTGGAGGGGATGCCGCCTCGGTGTCACCTTCCCGGAAATCTACGAAAGCCAGCTCCGCGCGATCTTTGAAGCGGCGGTGGAAGTGGCGGTTGCCGGCGGTCATCCGAAGCCGGAGATCATGCACCCGCTGGTCGCCACGCGCGAGGAAATGGCCTATCTGACGACCATGACCCATGCCATCGCCAAGGAAGTCTTCGCCGCCAAGGGCAAGGATATCCCCTACATGGTCGGCACCATGATCGAACTGCCGCGCGCCGCCCTGCTGGCGGATAAGCTGGCGGAAACGGCCGAATTCTTCTCCTTCGGCACCAACGACCTGACCCAGACGACCTACGGCATCAGCCGTGATGACTCGGGTCGCTTCCTGAACCCGTATATCGAAAAGGGCATCTTCGAGAAGGACCCGTTCGTCTCGCTCGATCAGGAAGGCGTCGGCGCGCTGATCAAGATTGCGGCTGAAAAGGGCAAGAAGCAGCGTCCGGATATCAAGATGGGCATCTGCGGCGAACACGGCGGTGATCCGGCTTCGATCGCCTTCTGTCATGGCGCCGGACTGGCCTATGTCTCCTGTTCGCCCTATCGCGTACCGGTGGCAAGACTGGCCGCAGCGCAAGCGGCGATTGCCGCCAAGGGCTGATAAGACGTTACATCGAAAGCACATCCGGGAGGGGGCAATTTATTTGTCCCCTCTCAGTTGTTTTGGGTGGTTGTGTGTTGCGCCGGCACGCGATAAAAAGGTTAACGCTATTTGAACTAGTTTATCGTGTGGGGGTAACCGATGACAGCCAAGGCCGTTTGGATTGCAGGTCTTTCGGGCCTGGTAGTGCTGAGTGCTGTCGGGCTTTACCGCATGCTGCCGGCTATGGAGACCGACCTCAAGGCCAGTATCGATCAGGCCCTGACGGTCAAAGGACTTACGCAGGTCAAGGCCGATGTCTCCGGCCAGAGTGTCACCTTACACGCGACAACCGAAACCTCGGAAGCCAAAGCCCAACTCATGCTGGCTAAGGCGACTTTGGCGGCGGTCAGTATGAATGCGCCGGTCCTGCCGGGCGGGGCTCTGGTCAATAGCCCGATCAGCGATATTCAGGTGGTGGATGGCGTCAGGGCGACGGCTCACTTGGCGAACGTCAGCCCGCCTGTGCCCGCCTATAATGATCACTCCGCCCTGCCGACCACGACACCGCCGATCACGGCACCAATCGAGATTATCCATGGTGATGGCGCTACCGTTGTGGCTTCGATCTCCCCCGGAGATGGGCCGCGTGTTGCCGGGGATTCGGCTCTTGAGGCCAGCACCCAGGTGGCGCGCTCCTGCGATCAGGATCTCGATGCCGTTGTTGGGCAGCGTCAGCTAAGCTATATATCAGGCACCTACGACCTGACGCCGGAAAGCCAGCGCCTGATCGACGATGTCTATAAGGTGGTGGCCGCCTGTCCGGTTCAGGTGCGCCTGACGGTTTCGGGCTATACCGATAATGGGGGGGACGGTCTCGTCAACCAGACCATTTCGCAGGCCAAGGCGCAGGCCGCGGCCGATGCTTTGGTCAAACGCGGTCTGCCCGCCAATCGCGTGATCGTGCGCGGCTTTGGTGGCGCTTTGCCCGTGGCCGATAACGCCACATCGGAAGGACGCGCCCGCAATCGCCGCGTCGTTTTCACTGTCAACGCGAGCTAAGGGGGAAACCATGCTGCATCTGGTTATGGAATTGCGTTGGTTACTGGCGGGAGCAGCTATGCTCGGTCTGATCACCGGCTTTATTGCCAAGCGCGTCAGCCCACCGAAAAAGCGCTAAGGGGAAGCCATGACGATCCTGATCCTGAAATCCTTGCTGCTGCTGTTGAGCGCCTTTCTGGTTTCGGCCTGGCTGGGCTGGACGATCGCGAGACGCGCGCGTAGCGAATACAGCGTTTTTGAGCGCCCTCGCGCCGTTTTCGAAGATGAGCCGCTCCTGGCCGTGGCGGAGACGACGCCCGAACCAGCACCGGTGCCGCAGCCGGTGGCTTATCTCGATGCTGCAGCCGAGGCCTTTACGTCTGGCGTAGTCGTACCCTTTGGCGGCAAATCCCTAGCGGACAAGCCATTAGCCGACAAGGCCCCCTATGCGCCGCCAAGCAACTCCGCTCGTCTTGATATGGTGGCGTCTTCGCATGTGCCTGGCAATGTTCAGATACGTCGTTTCGATAACAGCCTGCAACGGCGCATTTCGAGTCTCGCCAGCATGACGCCGGAGAGCATCGAGGCCGCGGTTCAGCAGGCAGGCAGCGGCCTTGAGCCGTCGCGCGTCGGTGTGCCGCAAACAGCGCCGGACGATTTGACGGTCATTTCGGGCATCGATGCCGGCAAACAGAGCGAACTCAATGCGCTGGGCATCTATTATTACTGGCAACTCGCAGGCTGGTCGCCCGAAAACGTGGCGTGGATGTCGAGCCGTATCCAGTCGCCACAGCGCATAGTGCGGGAAAACTGGATGGCGCAGGCGGCACGTCTGGGCGGACTGAACTAAGCCCTGGGCAGGCTTAGGCCGAGCGAAGGGCCGAAGCGAAACTGGTCCTGATCGTAGCTATAAAGTTCAGCGGGGCGACCACCGGTGTCTTCGCGCATGATGCCCAGTGGAGTCACGAAGCCAGTCCGCTCAAGGGCACGACGGAAGTTTTGCTTGTGCAGGCGCAGGCCTGAGAGGGCTTCCAGCGATTTTTGCAATTCCAGCAGTGTAAAGCGTTCCGGCATGAGCTCGAAAATAACCGGACGGTATTTCAGCTTGCCGCGCAGGCGCGACAGGCCGGTGGCGAGGATGCGACGATGGTCAGACGCCATGGGTTCGCCACCATAAAGGGACATACCCGCTTCACCATGAGCGCGGCAGGCCTCTCCGGCCAGACCGGCATTGTAGAGTAATTCATAGCGATCGAGTACGCGCTCCTCATTCCAGTTGTCGAAGTCCTCTGGAAACAGGGTGGCGACACGACGTAGCCTGAGTGCGCGTTCCTGTGCGGAATCGGCGGCTTCGCACCAGCGTGACAAGGCCGGATGCAAGGCTTCGAGATCGGGGTTGATCTCGCCTTTGCGCCAGTCTTCCCAGGGAAAGAAACGATGGAAGGGCACCCAGGTCGCGTCAAAGCGCGCCTGAAATCCGGCCTGCGGCGTCAGGGCCAAATAGCCGACCGAAATGGCCCGGACATCTTCAGGCGCGGTGGCGGCGATACCCTGGCGTCCGTCATCGCCGAAGCTGTACAACTGTTCGACATAGCCGATGTCAAAGCCGGTTTGTTCGCGCACGAAGGCGCGCAGGGCGAGATCAAAGGTGCGGTGGTTCTGCGGCACGAAAGGACCGGAGGGGAGGGCGAAGGCCGCACCGCCTTTGGGCAGGTTAAGGCACAAAACCAGTGCCTCGTTGTCCTTGACGGTCACCACCACAGCTGAGAGTTCGATGGCGAGGTTCATGGTCAGCGCTTCATCTCGGACAGAAGGTGGTTGAACCGCGCCACGAAAGCTTCGCCTGCCTGACGGTCTGAGAGGGGCGTGATGGTCAGGCTGTACCCTATGGGCGGTTCGCCGAAATATTCACGCGCCTCGGCGTCGGAAAAACCAACAAGCTGGGTGGCCTCGAAATAGGCGCAGGCGTGATCGGCCTGCTTGATGAGTTTTTTGACGGGCGCTGGCATCAGGGCTGGCAGACCAAAGCGGATATGGATGGCCTGTTCGAGATGGTTTTCAAAGCGCCGGTAATCGAAGCCGAGCGCCGCTTTGAAAGGGGAAATCATATCGCCGATGACGTATTCGGCGGCATCGTGCAGCAGGGCCATCAGGCGATGCGGCACGGTGATATTGGGGTCGATATGGGCGCAGATCTCTTCGACCACCAGACAATGCTGGGCGACGCTGAAGCCATAGTCTCCCAGGGTCTGGCCGTTCCAGCGCGCCACCCGCGACAGGCCTAGCGCTATGTCGTCGATCTCAATATCGATGGCGGAGGGATCGAGCAGATCAAGGCGGCGGCCTGACAGCATTCTTTGCCAGGCGCGTGGCGGCGCATCCTTGATCGTGCGTTTCAGTTTCGGCTTTGATTTGGCGGCAGGGGTAGACATAGTGTCACATGAAAGGTCAAAATGCGAATTGTCGCATCGGGTTTTTATCTCAGAGGGTATATACCTATAGCAAGCCTCCAAGCTTTGGGCGGCAAAATAGCGACTATACACAAAAACAGGAGAAACAGATGACTGACAGCATCGTAAAGCAAGGCCGGCAAAAGGTCACAGGTCAGGCATGGTCTCGCATCAGTGTTCCGGTCAGTGGCGCGGTGAGCGAAACCCTGGCGCTTGAGCTGGCGGCGCAGGTCGCCGAAGCGTTTCAGGCCCAACTGAATATCCTGTTTACGCCGCCTGATCCGGCCGAACTGGCGCCCTGGCTGGGCGAAGGCTTTACGGGCACGGTGCAGATGTCGACCATGGATAGTCTCAAACTGGCGGCTGAGGAATCCGAAGTCATGGCGCGCTCCCAGTTTGGCGCTATTACTTATGAAGGTAAGCTCTTTACTGCCTTGAACTCCCCGGTGTGGCAGGATCTGGCCATGGAAACGCGCTTGTCGGACCTGATGGTCTTTTCCGAGCTAAGCGCCAAGGGACAGGGCATGCTATCCGAAGCCTTCCAGCAGGTGCTGATGGAAGAGCGTGCCGGCGTTCTGATTGCGCGCAAACCGTTCGATATTGGTGGTACGGCCCTTGTGGCCTGGGATGGCCGTGAACCGTCATCGCGCGCAGCGCGTCGGGGGCTGCCACTGTTGAAAAAGGCGTCAAAGGTTGTGGTTACCGGCGCACCGTGCGGCGATCCTCCTTCCGATCTCAACCGTCTGGCTGCCTACTATGCCGCGCATGGGCTGGCTGTTGAGATCGATGTGCTGCCAAAAGGCGATATTCTCAATCAGCTTTTGAGTGCCAACGAACGCCATCAGGCTGACTATATGGTGGCCGGTGCGTTCGGCCGTTCGCGCCTGCGCGAATTCGCCTTTGGCGGCACGACACGGGCCTTGCTGCAAAATACGCAGCTTAACCTTTATATGGCGCACTAAAGCGCGAAGATCACGCTGTCGAACAAAATCGGTGAATAGTGGCGCAAGGTGAGGCGGTAATCGTCACGCAAGGATAACAAGGTGTCGAGGATGGTCAGGAAGTCGTCGGCCTTGTGATAGGCGCAGACGGCCAGCTTGGGACGGTGAGTCTCGATCAGTTTTCGGCCACCTTCCAGAGCCTGGTTTTCCGCGCCCTCGATATCGAGTTTGATCAGGCTGACCGCACCCAGATCCATATTGTCCATGGCGTCGAGTGGCACGGTAACCTTGGCGTTCTGGCTCACGCGGCTACCATTATCTATGCGTTGCTCTATGCCCATTTCGGCTCTCTGGTTCCAAAGACCGACCCGGTGCAGGTCCAAGTGCTTAATGTCTTGCGTTTTGAAAGCGAAGGCGTCGGCATTGACGGGGTCGATTTCGAAAGCGTGGATGTGATCGTAATGGCCGCCCGTCTTAGTGATGAAGTCACGCACCGTATCACCATCATAGGCGCCGCCATCGACCAGACGTTCGTGGTTGGTCATGGGCATGACGTCGGGCTCGAAATAGATGGCCTTTTCCGGTTTGGCGATCCGCGCGATGTGGCGGATATCCCAGGTCAGGCGGTACAGCATCAGAGCGTCGAGCGTTTGCAGGCTCAAGGCATCGCTGAAGACCTTGCCGGCCTTTTCATGGATTGCGGCGATCTGCTCCGGATCGGAAAAGGCTGGCACGAACCAATAGTTATGGCTGGCGATATCGGGCAACAGGCTGATGACTTCAAAATAGCTCAGCAGAGGCTGCGGTCGATGACCCCATGCCTTTGTAAAATGGTTGATGGCGTTTTCCGAACCGCAGCACAGAAGGCCGATGGCGTCC
The window above is part of the Asticcacaulis sp. MM231 genome. Proteins encoded here:
- the ppdK gene encoding pyruvate, phosphate dikinase, with amino-acid sequence MSKHWVYAFKAGKADGDASMKALLGGKGANLAEMSSLNLPVPAGFTITTEACVHYFKNELSLPEGLVDEVEKALAELEKSTGKGFGQVSNPLLVSVRSGARASMPGMMDTVLNLGLNDETVEGLSELTGDRRFALDCYRRFITMYSNVVLGVSHHSFEDILDDHKDRLGVTVDTDITDKDWTKIIADYKAMVKSELGRDFPQDPKEQLWGAVKAVFSSWMNDRAKFYRKMHDIPEDWGTAVNIQSMVFGNMGLTSATGVAFTRNPSNGDSDLYGEFLLNAQGEDVVAGIRTPQALTKKAREEMGERALSMEESLPEVFDQFKTTVDKLENHYRDVQDVEFTVEQGKLYMLQTRNAKRTSKAALKIAVDMAREGLITPEEALMRIDASALDQLLHPMLDPKAEKVVIARGLPASPGAASGKIVFTADDAVRFAAAGEAVILVRDETSPEDIHGMHAARAIVTARGGMTSHAAVVARGMGRPCVSGAGEMSIYAERGEFVSRGQTFKHGEVITLDGSSGEIMKGAIRMIEPDFSDDFHQIMKWADEYKTLAIRTNAETPADARTALGFGAEGIGLCRTEHMFFDDERISAVREMILADDEAGRRKALEKIQPMQKKDFAELFQIMDGLPVTIRLLDPPLHEFLPHTPEDMKAVAEASGVGEEKLYKRTKELSETNPMLGWRGCRLGVTFPEIYESQLRAIFEAAVEVAVAGGHPKPEIMHPLVATREEMAYLTTMTHAIAKEVFAAKGKDIPYMVGTMIELPRAALLADKLAETAEFFSFGTNDLTQTTYGISRDDSGRFLNPYIEKGIFEKDPFVSLDQEGVGALIKIAAEKGKKQRPDIKMGICGEHGGDPASIAFCHGAGLAYVSCSPYRVPVARLAAAQAAIAAKG
- a CDS encoding OmpA family protein, with the translated sequence MTAKAVWIAGLSGLVVLSAVGLYRMLPAMETDLKASIDQALTVKGLTQVKADVSGQSVTLHATTETSEAKAQLMLAKATLAAVSMNAPVLPGGALVNSPISDIQVVDGVRATAHLANVSPPVPAYNDHSALPTTTPPITAPIEIIHGDGATVVASISPGDGPRVAGDSALEASTQVARSCDQDLDAVVGQRQLSYISGTYDLTPESQRLIDDVYKVVAACPVQVRLTVSGYTDNGGDGLVNQTISQAKAQAAADALVKRGLPANRVIVRGFGGALPVADNATSEGRARNRRVVFTVNAS
- a CDS encoding NrtR DNA-binding winged helix domain-containing protein, which codes for MNLAIELSAVVVTVKDNEALVLCLNLPKGGAAFALPSGPFVPQNHRTFDLALRAFVREQTGFDIGYVEQLYSFGDDGRQGIAATAPEDVRAISVGYLALTPQAGFQARFDATWVPFHRFFPWEDWRKGEINPDLEALHPALSRWCEAADSAQERALRLRRVATLFPEDFDNWNEERVLDRYELLYNAGLAGEACRAHGEAGMSLYGGEPMASDHRRILATGLSRLRGKLKYRPVIFELMPERFTLLELQKSLEALSGLRLHKQNFRRALERTGFVTPLGIMREDTGGRPAELYSYDQDQFRFGPSLGLSLPRA
- a CDS encoding HD family hydrolase, encoding MSTPAAKSKPKLKRTIKDAPPRAWQRMLSGRRLDLLDPSAIDIEIDDIALGLSRVARWNGQTLGDYGFSVAQHCLVVEEICAHIDPNITVPHRLMALLHDAAEYVIGDMISPFKAALGFDYRRFENHLEQAIHIRFGLPALMPAPVKKLIKQADHACAYFEATQLVGFSDAEAREYFGEPPIGYSLTITPLSDRQAGEAFVARFNHLLSEMKR
- a CDS encoding universal stress protein, whose translation is MTDSIVKQGRQKVTGQAWSRISVPVSGAVSETLALELAAQVAEAFQAQLNILFTPPDPAELAPWLGEGFTGTVQMSTMDSLKLAAEESEVMARSQFGAITYEGKLFTALNSPVWQDLAMETRLSDLMVFSELSAKGQGMLSEAFQQVLMEERAGVLIARKPFDIGGTALVAWDGREPSSRAARRGLPLLKKASKVVVTGAPCGDPPSDLNRLAAYYAAHGLAVEIDVLPKGDILNQLLSANERHQADYMVAGAFGRSRLREFAFGGTTRALLQNTQLNLYMAH
- a CDS encoding FkbM family methyltransferase is translated as MPTVSPLPSFEPGKLDLTSTAFRAWLAEERARKLSLDVAHKPLILIGAGSYLARDFVADVVAKGRVVALVDNVRAGQTFEGIPYIGDAALGNLLTRTPDAIGLLCCGSENAINHFTKAWGHRPQPLLSYFEVISLLPDIASHNYWFVPAFSDPEQIAAIHEKAGKVFSDALSLQTLDALMLYRLTWDIRHIARIAKPEKAIYFEPDVMPMTNHERLVDGGAYDGDTVRDFITKTGGHYDHIHAFEIDPVNADAFAFKTQDIKHLDLHRVGLWNQRAEMGIEQRIDNGSRVSQNAKVTVPLDAMDNMDLGAVSLIKLDIEGAENQALEGGRKLIETHRPKLAVCAYHKADDFLTILDTLLSLRDDYRLTLRHYSPILFDSVIFAL